The proteins below come from a single Gordonia pseudamarae genomic window:
- a CDS encoding CaiB/BaiF CoA transferase family protein: MSGGVRPLEGVTVVAMEQAVAGPFATRHLADQGARVIKIERVDGGDFARGFDTLASGIGAHFAWLNRSKESLALDVKTEHGRDVLAALLAGADVFLHNLAPGAPAALGLDGATLAEKYPRLIVCEISGYGNGGPDDSRRAYDLLIQSEAAVVSVTGTVDEPIKPGIAVADIAAGVYAYTSVLNALLARARTGHGCVIEVSMLDAVAEWMGYAVTVARHGHTPNMVVGMSHPAIAPYDAYPLGDGSKLALSVQNDREWVRLATVVLGDKELAGDERYAKNESRVANRPEVDALIVQRFATLDFAGATALLDEAGIGWAKINSAADLVEHRQLAARKRWQSVDSPVGEMPTLLPPGVSSAWDIALGPIPALGADNDRILAELGFAPAPAN; this comes from the coding sequence GCTGGAGGGCGTCACCGTGGTTGCGATGGAACAGGCCGTCGCCGGCCCGTTCGCCACCCGGCACCTGGCCGACCAGGGCGCACGGGTCATCAAGATCGAGCGTGTCGACGGCGGTGACTTCGCCCGCGGATTCGACACCCTCGCAAGCGGTATCGGCGCCCACTTCGCCTGGCTCAACCGGTCCAAGGAATCACTCGCCCTGGACGTCAAGACCGAACACGGCCGGGACGTGCTGGCCGCGCTGCTGGCCGGGGCCGACGTGTTTTTGCACAACCTGGCCCCCGGCGCCCCCGCAGCCCTGGGTCTCGACGGGGCCACCCTCGCCGAGAAGTACCCGCGGCTGATCGTCTGCGAGATCTCCGGATACGGCAACGGCGGCCCCGACGACAGCCGCCGGGCCTACGATCTGCTGATCCAGTCGGAGGCGGCCGTCGTCTCGGTCACCGGCACCGTCGACGAGCCCATCAAACCGGGAATCGCGGTGGCTGACATCGCCGCCGGTGTGTATGCGTACACCTCGGTGCTCAACGCGTTGCTGGCGCGGGCCAGGACCGGGCACGGCTGCGTCATCGAGGTGAGCATGCTCGACGCCGTCGCCGAGTGGATGGGCTATGCGGTGACCGTCGCCCGGCACGGGCACACCCCCAACATGGTCGTCGGGATGAGTCATCCGGCGATCGCGCCGTACGACGCCTACCCGCTCGGTGACGGTTCCAAGCTCGCGCTGAGCGTGCAGAACGACCGCGAGTGGGTGCGCCTGGCCACCGTCGTGCTCGGTGACAAGGAGCTGGCAGGCGACGAGCGGTACGCCAAGAACGAGTCACGGGTGGCCAACCGGCCCGAGGTCGACGCGCTGATCGTGCAGCGGTTCGCGACGCTCGACTTCGCGGGCGCGACGGCACTGCTCGATGAGGCCGGAATCGGCTGGGCCAAGATCAATTCCGCCGCCGACCTGGTCGAGCACCGGCAACTGGCCGCGCGGAAGCGTTGGCAGAGTGTCGATTCGCCGGTCGGTGAGATGCCCACGCTGCTGCCGCCGGGGGTGAGTTCGGCGTGGGACATCGCGCTCGGGCCGATCCCGGCACTCGGCGCCGACAACGACCGCATTCTCGCCGAACTGGGCTTCGCGCCGGCCCCGGCGAACTGA
- a CDS encoding enoyl-CoA hydratase/isomerase family protein → MTETGSSDGRVLFDVDRDTRVATITLNNPAQRNSYDKPMRDDLARFLDDVVDDDDVTVVLLRGEGGVFSTGANMNNAYGWYGDKKDGEAAATTVDRKARPSQRRRLIVDRKTFEFYHNFMGFPKVTVGEINGFALGGGFEMALMCDISVIARDTKLGMPATRFLGPALGSLHMFFHRLGPVQARKLLLTGDIVEASTLEHLGIFTETCDSGVVTARARYWAEKVGRMPADGVTIAKEAFRMVEQNQAYQGEEVASYMFHAYATNLQFSPGEFNFVKTRAQHGTKEAFRLRDEHFHVDEPEWR, encoded by the coding sequence ATGACTGAAACCGGAAGTAGTGACGGCCGGGTGCTGTTCGACGTGGACCGCGACACCCGTGTCGCGACCATCACGCTCAACAACCCTGCCCAGCGCAACTCCTACGACAAACCGATGCGTGACGATCTTGCCCGCTTCCTCGACGACGTGGTCGACGACGACGACGTCACCGTGGTGCTGCTGCGCGGCGAGGGCGGGGTGTTCTCCACCGGCGCCAACATGAACAACGCCTACGGTTGGTACGGGGACAAGAAGGATGGCGAGGCCGCGGCCACCACGGTTGACCGCAAGGCCCGGCCGAGCCAGCGGCGGCGGCTGATCGTCGACCGCAAGACGTTCGAGTTCTACCACAACTTCATGGGCTTCCCGAAGGTCACGGTCGGTGAGATCAACGGCTTTGCGCTCGGCGGCGGCTTTGAGATGGCGCTGATGTGCGACATCTCGGTGATCGCCCGCGACACCAAGCTCGGTATGCCCGCCACCCGGTTCCTCGGCCCCGCCCTGGGCAGCCTGCACATGTTCTTCCACCGGCTCGGTCCGGTGCAGGCCCGCAAGCTGCTGCTGACCGGTGACATCGTGGAGGCCTCCACGCTGGAGCATCTCGGCATCTTCACCGAGACCTGTGACTCCGGCGTGGTCACCGCCCGCGCCCGCTACTGGGCCGAGAAGGTGGGCCGGATGCCCGCCGACGGTGTCACCATCGCCAAAGAGGCATTCCGCATGGTCGAGCAGAATCAGGCCTACCAGGGCGAGGAGGTGGCCAGCTACATGTTCCATGCCTACGCCACCAACTTGCAGTTCTCGCCCGGGGAGTTCAACTTCGTCAAGACCCGTGCCCAACACGGCACCAAGGAGGCGTTCCGGCTGCGTGACGAGCATTTCCACGTCGACGAGCCCGAATGGCGCTGA
- a CDS encoding thiolase family protein gives MPTPVIVSAVRTAIGRSFKGSLVNTPSEKLATWILEAAVQRSGLAPEKFDDVIFAELNYGGGDLARHAAVAAGYEHLPGQAVNRHCAGSLTAIGNASAQIVSGMEKAIVAGGVQSLSTAPLMKWRVPKAGEFEFIEPWMPPSHPETPDAPAIDMAITVGWNTAQRAGITRAEMDAWAVRSHERAIAAIDEGRFVEEILPIKVELADGSVIEFAVDEFPRRGTTVEALAGLKVLHPEIEGFSITAGNSSGINDAAAAVAIVGDDLAAAEGLTSLATVKAWGTSAVAPRDTGFGAVAVIGKILDRAGLKASDVALWEINEAFASVPIAAVREYGIDEELVNISGSGCSLGHPISASGARQVTTLINDLKRRGGGIGVSAMCAGGGQGGAVVIEV, from the coding sequence ATGCCGACACCAGTCATCGTCAGTGCCGTGCGCACCGCCATCGGGCGTTCGTTCAAGGGTTCGCTCGTCAACACCCCCAGCGAAAAGCTCGCCACCTGGATCCTCGAAGCCGCCGTGCAGCGCTCCGGCCTCGCGCCGGAGAAGTTCGACGACGTCATCTTCGCCGAACTCAACTACGGCGGCGGTGACCTCGCCCGGCACGCGGCCGTCGCCGCCGGCTACGAGCACCTGCCCGGACAGGCCGTCAACCGGCACTGCGCCGGCAGCCTCACCGCCATCGGCAACGCCTCCGCACAGATCGTCTCCGGCATGGAGAAGGCTATCGTCGCCGGTGGTGTGCAGTCGCTGTCCACCGCGCCGCTGATGAAGTGGCGGGTGCCCAAGGCCGGCGAGTTCGAGTTCATCGAACCGTGGATGCCGCCGAGCCACCCCGAGACCCCCGACGCACCCGCGATCGACATGGCCATCACCGTCGGCTGGAACACCGCGCAGAGGGCAGGCATCACCCGCGCGGAGATGGACGCCTGGGCCGTCCGCTCGCATGAGCGCGCCATCGCCGCCATCGACGAGGGACGCTTCGTCGAGGAGATCCTGCCGATCAAGGTCGAGCTGGCCGACGGCTCGGTCATCGAGTTCGCCGTCGACGAGTTCCCCCGCCGCGGTACCACCGTCGAGGCGCTGGCCGGACTCAAGGTGCTGCATCCGGAGATTGAGGGATTCTCCATCACCGCGGGCAACAGCTCCGGCATCAACGACGCGGCCGCCGCGGTCGCGATCGTCGGCGACGACCTCGCCGCGGCCGAGGGACTGACCAGCCTGGCGACCGTCAAGGCGTGGGGCACCTCGGCGGTCGCACCGCGCGACACCGGCTTCGGTGCGGTCGCCGTGATTGGCAAGATCCTCGACCGCGCGGGCCTGAAGGCGTCGGACGTGGCGCTGTGGGAGATCAACGAGGCCTTCGCCTCGGTCCCGATCGCCGCAGTCCGCGAATACGGCATCGACGAAGAACTGGTGAACATCTCCGGTAGCGGATGCAGCCTGGGCCACCCGATCTCGGCATCGGGCGCCCGCCAGGTCACCACCCTCATCAACGATCTCAAGCGACGTGGCGGCGGCATCGGAGTGTCGGCCATGTGCGCGGGCGGCGGCCAGGGCGGCGCCGTGGTCATCGAGGTCTGA
- a CDS encoding crotonase/enoyl-CoA hydratase family protein, with amino-acid sequence MSDAVLVERRGRALIITINRPEARNAMNLAVAQGVADAVDELDNSPELSVAVITGAGGNFSAGMDLKAFAKGEFPYVPGRGMGFTEKPPVKPIIAAIEGNALAGGTELALACDLIVAAKNARFGLPEVKRGLVAGAGGLIRLPGRVPLQKALEWTLTGDLFTAEEAERYGLINILTEEGGALDAAIALADKITEGGPLAVAKTKEIIVNAPDWPSSERFQKQMESIAPVFASKDAAEGAAAFAEKRKPNWTGE; translated from the coding sequence ATGTCTGACGCAGTACTCGTCGAGCGTCGCGGTCGCGCGCTCATCATCACCATCAACCGCCCTGAGGCCCGCAATGCGATGAACCTCGCCGTCGCGCAGGGCGTCGCCGACGCCGTCGACGAACTGGACAACAGCCCGGAACTGTCGGTGGCAGTGATCACCGGCGCCGGTGGAAACTTCAGCGCCGGAATGGATCTCAAGGCCTTCGCCAAGGGCGAGTTCCCGTACGTCCCTGGCCGCGGTATGGGCTTCACCGAGAAGCCGCCGGTCAAGCCGATCATCGCCGCCATCGAGGGCAATGCCCTGGCCGGCGGTACCGAACTGGCCCTGGCGTGCGACCTGATCGTGGCCGCCAAGAACGCCCGCTTCGGGTTGCCCGAGGTCAAACGCGGTCTGGTCGCCGGTGCCGGCGGTCTCATCCGGCTGCCCGGCCGGGTGCCGCTGCAGAAGGCTCTCGAATGGACCCTCACCGGTGACCTGTTCACGGCGGAGGAGGCCGAACGGTACGGCCTGATCAACATCCTGACCGAGGAAGGCGGGGCGCTCGACGCCGCGATCGCCCTGGCGGACAAGATTACCGAGGGCGGGCCGCTGGCCGTGGCCAAGACCAAGGAGATCATCGTCAACGCCCCGGACTGGCCGTCGTCGGAACGATTCCAGAAGCAGATGGAATCGATCGCCCCGGTCTTCGCGTCCAAGGACGCCGCCGAGGGTGCGGCCGCCTTCGCGGAGAAGCGCAAGCCCAACTGGACCGGTGAGTGA
- a CDS encoding SDR family oxidoreductase, whose product MSFEGEVAVVTGGSGGLGAATVRRLHANGASVVIADLNDEAATALAAELGDRVAYVKTDVLDDDSVQSALDKAAELGVLRYAVITHGGFGVRQKVVNRDGSPHDRAGFAKTIDLYLIGTFNVLRLASAEIAKLDPKENGERGAIVMTSSIAGFEGQMGQAAYGAAKAGVIGLTISGARDLSSVGIRLNSIAPGTMATPIMKGVGEEMLARFSANIPFPKRLGEPDEFAALAQHLLENTYLNGEVIRIDGAQRFTYR is encoded by the coding sequence ATGTCTTTCGAAGGTGAAGTCGCCGTCGTCACCGGTGGTTCGGGTGGGCTGGGAGCGGCCACCGTGCGCCGGTTGCACGCCAATGGGGCGTCGGTGGTGATCGCCGATCTCAACGACGAGGCCGCCACCGCGCTGGCCGCAGAGCTCGGCGATCGTGTTGCCTATGTGAAAACCGATGTCCTCGATGATGACTCGGTTCAGTCGGCTCTCGACAAGGCTGCCGAACTGGGCGTACTACGGTACGCGGTGATCACCCACGGTGGTTTCGGCGTGCGGCAGAAGGTGGTCAACCGCGACGGCAGCCCGCATGATCGGGCCGGGTTCGCCAAGACCATCGACCTGTATCTGATCGGCACCTTCAACGTGCTGCGACTGGCCTCGGCCGAGATCGCCAAGCTCGATCCGAAGGAGAACGGGGAGCGCGGGGCGATTGTGATGACCAGTTCCATCGCGGGCTTCGAGGGCCAGATGGGTCAGGCCGCCTACGGCGCCGCCAAGGCCGGTGTCATCGGTCTGACGATCTCCGGTGCCCGCGACCTGAGCTCGGTGGGCATCCGGCTCAACTCGATCGCTCCCGGCACCATGGCGACGCCGATCATGAAGGGCGTGGGCGAGGAGATGCTGGCCAGGTTCTCGGCCAATATCCCGTTCCCCAAGCGCCTCGGTGAGCCCGACGAATTCGCCGCTCTCGCCCAGCATCTACTGGAGAACACCTACCTCAACGGCGAGGTCATCCGGATCGACGGCGCCCAGCGTTTCACCTATCGCTGA
- a CDS encoding cytochrome P450 — protein MRGWQEETVTQAATAVEFDPFSMEFYNGAQDIYARLREEAPVYYNPQYDFYALSRHADVAPAYRDYETFSSAKGVDLAAVRTGEDAGFKSIITLDPPEHRYMRSLVSKVFTPRAIAALREMVTDRIGFYLNQNKGKAEFDLIQDFSVLFPIDIVSRMLGVPEEERTQIRLWTDELLYRDVGQVELDERGINAVVAITKYYYQLTKKRRAEPQDDMISKLIDARVERSDDQPSELSNIEIAMFGSLLGGAGAETVAKLIGGAGVIFSDHQDQWQQLYNDRGKIGDAVEELLRISSPNQYNVRYLTKEIELHGVTIPAGKPIFLLIGSANLDPEVWTDPERFDINRNGREAPNLAFGYGLHSCLGAALARLESSIALDMLLDFMPRFEVDHANCRRVTMQNVAGWNNVPVRVLP, from the coding sequence ATGCGCGGATGGCAGGAGGAAACAGTGACCCAGGCGGCAACAGCGGTCGAGTTCGACCCGTTCTCGATGGAGTTCTACAACGGCGCTCAGGACATCTACGCGCGACTGCGCGAGGAAGCGCCCGTCTACTACAACCCCCAGTACGATTTCTACGCGCTGAGCAGGCACGCGGACGTCGCACCCGCCTACCGGGACTACGAGACCTTCTCCTCGGCCAAGGGTGTCGACCTCGCCGCCGTGCGGACCGGTGAGGACGCGGGCTTCAAGTCGATCATCACCCTCGACCCACCCGAACACCGCTACATGCGCAGCCTCGTCAGCAAGGTGTTCACCCCACGCGCCATCGCGGCCCTGCGGGAGATGGTCACCGACCGCATCGGTTTCTACCTGAACCAGAACAAGGGCAAGGCCGAGTTCGACCTCATCCAGGACTTCTCGGTGCTGTTCCCGATCGACATCGTCTCGCGTATGCTCGGCGTGCCCGAGGAGGAACGCACCCAGATCCGGTTGTGGACCGACGAACTGCTCTACCGCGATGTCGGTCAGGTGGAACTCGACGAACGCGGCATCAACGCCGTCGTCGCCATCACCAAGTACTACTACCAGCTGACCAAGAAGCGCCGCGCCGAGCCGCAGGACGACATGATCTCCAAGCTCATCGACGCACGCGTCGAACGCAGCGACGACCAGCCGTCGGAGCTGTCGAATATCGAGATCGCCATGTTCGGTTCGCTGCTCGGCGGAGCCGGTGCCGAGACCGTCGCCAAGCTGATCGGCGGTGCCGGAGTCATCTTCAGTGACCACCAGGATCAGTGGCAGCAGCTGTACAACGACCGCGGCAAGATCGGCGACGCCGTCGAGGAACTGCTGCGGATCTCCTCACCCAACCAGTACAACGTGCGGTACCTGACCAAGGAGATCGAGCTGCACGGGGTCACCATCCCCGCCGGCAAACCGATCTTCCTGCTCATCGGGTCGGCCAACCTCGACCCCGAGGTGTGGACCGATCCGGAGAGGTTCGACATCAACCGCAACGGTCGCGAAGCTCCCAACCTGGCCTTCGGCTACGGTCTGCACAGCTGCCTCGGGGCGGCGCTGGCCCGCCTCGAAAGCTCCATCGCACTCGATATGCTGCTCGACTTCATGCCGAGATTCGAGGTCGACCACGCCAACTGCCGACGCGTGACCATGCAGAACGTGGCCGGCTGGAACAACGTGCCGGTGCGCGTGCTGCCCTGA
- a CDS encoding thiolase family protein, whose protein sequence is MTNDVAIIGVGLHPFGRFEGKTAMQMGVDAIRAALADAGLEWKDIQFAAGGSWEIANPDAIVGQMGLTGIPFTNVFNACATAASATEAVADAIALGKYDIGIAIGLDKHPRGAFTVDPTLVGMPKWYGENGQYLTTQFFGMKANRYLHDHGISHQTLAKVAAKNYRNGVLNPNAFRRKPVDEQTILESPMLNYPLTHMMFCAPDEGAAAVIMCRADLAHKFTAKPVFVKAVEVRTRAYGAYEVNTAYAPVAEDVAPSVYAARAAFEKAGIGPEDVGILQLQDTDAGAEVIHMAEAGFCADGDQEKLIADGATEIGGSMPINTDGGLIANGEPIGASGLRQLHELVHQLRGTAGERQVPGNPKAGFALLYGAPGTAGATVVSL, encoded by the coding sequence ATGACCAACGACGTCGCCATCATCGGAGTCGGACTGCACCCGTTCGGCCGTTTCGAGGGCAAGACCGCGATGCAGATGGGTGTCGACGCGATTCGCGCCGCCCTCGCCGACGCCGGACTGGAGTGGAAGGACATCCAATTCGCCGCGGGCGGCAGCTGGGAGATCGCCAACCCCGACGCCATCGTCGGCCAGATGGGCCTGACCGGTATCCCGTTCACCAACGTCTTCAACGCCTGCGCCACCGCGGCATCGGCCACCGAGGCCGTCGCCGACGCGATCGCACTGGGCAAGTACGACATCGGCATCGCCATCGGGCTGGACAAGCACCCCCGCGGCGCGTTCACCGTCGATCCGACACTCGTCGGCATGCCGAAGTGGTACGGCGAGAACGGCCAGTACCTGACCACCCAGTTCTTCGGGATGAAGGCCAACCGGTACCTCCACGACCACGGCATCTCGCATCAGACCCTGGCCAAGGTGGCGGCGAAGAACTACCGCAACGGTGTGCTGAATCCGAATGCCTTCCGCCGCAAGCCGGTCGACGAGCAGACGATCCTCGAGTCGCCGATGCTCAACTATCCGCTGACGCACATGATGTTCTGCGCACCCGACGAGGGCGCGGCGGCGGTTATCATGTGCCGGGCTGATCTTGCGCACAAATTCACGGCCAAACCGGTGTTCGTCAAGGCCGTCGAGGTGCGCACCCGCGCCTACGGCGCCTACGAGGTCAACACCGCCTACGCGCCGGTCGCCGAGGATGTCGCACCGTCGGTGTACGCCGCACGCGCCGCCTTCGAGAAGGCCGGTATCGGTCCGGAGGACGTGGGCATCCTCCAGTTGCAGGACACCGACGCCGGCGCCGAGGTGATCCACATGGCCGAAGCCGGTTTCTGCGCGGACGGCGACCAGGAGAAGCTGATCGCCGACGGCGCCACCGAGATCGGCGGGTCGATGCCGATCAACACCGACGGCGGCCTGATCGCCAACGGTGAACCGATCGGCGCGTCCGGCCTGCGACAGTTGCACGAGCTGGTCCACCAGCTGCGCGGCACCGCGGGTGAACGCCAGGTTCCCGGCAATCCCAAGGCCGGGTTCGCACTGCTGTACGGCGCCCCCGGCACCGCCGGCGCCACCGTCGTCAGCCTGTAG
- a CDS encoding Zn-ribbon domain-containing OB-fold protein, with protein MTRMISPDISTWPDAEVALVGGVCNDTDCGAAVFPIQELCPRCSKDTVEKTTFPRTGTLIAWTTQGFLPGAPYLGDETRETFTPFGVGLVQLGDVIRIEGRLTENDPQKLEFGATVEVTTVPLGHDADGEEVVTFAFQPVGA; from the coding sequence ATGACACGCATGATCTCCCCCGACATCTCCACCTGGCCCGACGCCGAAGTCGCCCTCGTGGGCGGTGTCTGTAACGATACGGACTGCGGCGCAGCCGTTTTCCCGATCCAGGAGCTGTGCCCGCGGTGCAGCAAGGACACCGTGGAGAAGACCACCTTCCCGCGCACCGGAACGCTGATCGCCTGGACCACCCAGGGATTCCTGCCCGGCGCACCGTATCTGGGCGACGAGACCCGGGAGACGTTCACCCCGTTCGGTGTCGGGCTGGTACAGCTCGGCGATGTGATCCGCATCGAGGGCCGGCTCACCGAGAACGACCCGCAGAAGCTGGAATTCGGGGCGACGGTCGAGGTCACCACGGTGCCGCTCGGCCACGACGCCGACGGCGAAGAAGTCGTCACGTTCGCCTTTCAACCCGTAGGAGCCTGA
- a CDS encoding acyl-CoA synthetase, translating into MSEATAPEFTAPEFTFPEILDAVAAEIPDRELVVFGERRYTQAQIADRSRRLATYFRSRGLGVHTDRAQLTGDEVGQDLVGFYAYNGNEYVESMHAAFRARVAPFNVNYRYVKSELEYLLNDAGPTALVYHAAFAPTLAEVLPRVPSLKVLIQIADDSGNALLDGAVDYEQVIAETEPDLADVTPSPDDLYIVYTGGTTGMPKGVLWRQNDIFMGACGGRNVYTGDAVSSIQEVTDRLAAGGEMKLMVVPPLIHAAAQWAALTASTSGQTLVFSDVPDRLDPAAVAATVEHEKPTVLMVVGDAIARPLLAEFEKGDRDVSSIKIFANGGAVLSPAIKERALEVLDGAIVMDGTGSSETGAQMTHVSTAGAVSTGTFNAGSNTTVVTEDLTGETTAGDGHIGWLAQRGHVPLGYKGDAAKTAKTFPVVGGTRYALPGDRAERLADNTIRLLGRDSQTINSGGEKIFAEEVELAIASHPAVADVLVTARPSERWGNEVVAIVEILDGAEVSEDQIVEHAAGSIARYKLPKAVLFRARIQRSPVGKADYRWAREQAALSAE; encoded by the coding sequence TTGAGCGAAGCCACCGCCCCCGAATTCACCGCCCCCGAATTCACCTTCCCCGAGATCCTCGACGCCGTCGCCGCCGAGATCCCCGACCGCGAGCTGGTGGTCTTCGGTGAACGCCGGTACACCCAGGCACAGATCGCCGACCGCTCCCGGCGGCTGGCCACCTACTTCCGCAGCCGTGGTCTCGGCGTGCACACCGACCGCGCCCAACTCACCGGCGACGAGGTGGGCCAGGATCTCGTGGGCTTCTACGCCTACAACGGCAACGAGTACGTCGAGTCGATGCATGCGGCGTTCCGGGCACGGGTGGCACCGTTCAACGTCAACTACCGCTACGTCAAGAGCGAACTCGAGTACCTGCTCAACGACGCCGGACCCACCGCGCTGGTCTACCACGCCGCGTTCGCCCCGACCCTGGCCGAGGTGCTGCCCCGGGTGCCGAGCCTGAAGGTGCTGATCCAGATCGCCGACGACTCGGGCAACGCGCTGCTCGACGGCGCCGTCGACTACGAGCAGGTGATCGCCGAGACCGAACCCGACCTCGCCGACGTGACACCCTCCCCCGACGACCTGTACATCGTCTACACCGGCGGCACCACCGGCATGCCCAAGGGCGTCCTGTGGCGGCAGAACGACATCTTCATGGGTGCCTGCGGTGGCCGCAACGTGTACACCGGCGATGCCGTGTCGTCGATCCAGGAGGTCACCGACCGTCTCGCAGCAGGTGGCGAGATGAAGCTGATGGTGGTGCCGCCGCTGATCCACGCCGCCGCGCAGTGGGCGGCGCTGACCGCGAGCACCTCCGGCCAGACGCTGGTCTTCTCCGACGTTCCCGACCGGCTCGACCCGGCCGCCGTGGCCGCGACCGTCGAACACGAGAAGCCCACCGTGCTGATGGTGGTCGGCGATGCGATCGCCCGGCCGCTGCTGGCCGAGTTCGAGAAGGGCGACCGCGACGTCTCCTCGATCAAGATCTTCGCCAACGGCGGCGCGGTCCTGTCCCCGGCCATCAAGGAGCGCGCGCTGGAGGTACTCGACGGCGCGATCGTCATGGACGGCACCGGCTCGTCGGAGACCGGCGCGCAGATGACCCACGTCTCCACGGCGGGTGCCGTGTCGACCGGCACCTTCAACGCCGGCAGCAACACCACCGTGGTCACCGAGGACCTGACCGGCGAGACCACCGCGGGCGACGGCCACATCGGCTGGCTCGCCCAGCGCGGTCACGTCCCGCTCGGCTACAAGGGCGACGCGGCCAAGACCGCGAAGACCTTCCCGGTGGTCGGGGGCACCCGCTACGCACTGCCCGGCGACCGGGCCGAACGCCTGGCCGACAATACGATCCGTCTACTCGGCCGCGACTCGCAGACCATCAACTCCGGTGGCGAGAAGATCTTCGCCGAGGAGGTCGAGCTGGCCATCGCCTCGCATCCGGCCGTCGCCGACGTCCTGGTCACCGCCCGTCCGAGTGAGCGCTGGGGCAACGAGGTGGTCGCGATCGTCGAAATCCTCGACGGTGCCGAGGTTTCCGAGGACCAGATCGTTGAGCACGCGGCCGGGTCCATCGCCCGCTACAAGCTGCCCAAGGCCGTCCTGTTCCGCGCCCGGATCCAGCGCAGTCCCGTCGGCAAGGCCGACTACCGTTGGGCCCGTGAGCAAGCCGCCCTGTCCGCCGAATAA
- a CDS encoding amidohydrolase family protein, with amino-acid sequence MGDAVPRKVIDCLVNVHFGETVQQPAWMLAVRDNYFKGAKSMYEPVDMGTLLDEMDEQGVRKAILMNSLSKPSNTVSKFVEAHPDRFSMSIGGFDLLRPVAHLRELTAMTADLPVSYATVGPSFWGDGQYPPSDAVYYPLYAKCAELELPLCINTGIPGPPIPGEVQNPIHLDRVCVRFPELKLCMIHGADPWWDVAIRMLIKYPNLRLMTSAWSPKRLPESLLHYMRTRGPNKIIFGSDWPVLSQRRLIPEAEALGLPDDVLDNYLYNNAQEFFFAATTHEQEQ; translated from the coding sequence ATGGGAGATGCGGTGCCCCGCAAAGTCATCGACTGTCTCGTCAACGTCCACTTCGGCGAGACCGTACAGCAGCCGGCCTGGATGCTCGCCGTGCGCGACAACTACTTCAAGGGCGCCAAGTCGATGTACGAGCCCGTCGACATGGGCACGCTGCTCGACGAGATGGACGAGCAGGGGGTGCGGAAGGCGATTCTGATGAACTCGCTCTCCAAGCCGTCCAACACGGTCAGCAAGTTCGTCGAGGCGCATCCGGACAGGTTCTCGATGTCGATCGGCGGCTTCGATCTGCTGCGTCCGGTCGCCCACCTGCGCGAGCTCACCGCGATGACCGCCGACCTGCCGGTCAGCTACGCCACCGTGGGCCCGAGCTTCTGGGGCGACGGGCAGTACCCACCGAGCGACGCCGTCTACTACCCGCTGTACGCCAAGTGCGCCGAGCTTGAACTGCCGTTGTGCATCAACACCGGCATCCCTGGCCCGCCGATCCCCGGCGAGGTGCAGAATCCGATTCACCTGGACCGGGTGTGTGTGCGCTTCCCCGAGCTCAAACTGTGCATGATCCACGGCGCCGACCCCTGGTGGGACGTGGCGATCCGGATGCTGATCAAGTACCCGAATCTGCGGCTGATGACCTCGGCGTGGTCGCCCAAACGTCTGCCCGAGAGCCTGCTGCACTACATGCGCACCCGCGGGCCGAACAAAATCATCTTCGGATCGGACTGGCCGGTGCTCTCGCAGCGGCGGCTGATCCCCGAGGCCGAGGCACTCGGCCTCCCCGACGACGTTCTCGACAACTATCTGTACAACAACGCGCAAGAGTTCTTCTTCGCCGCCACCACACACGAACAGGAGCAGTGA